The Sphingobium aromaticiconvertens genome has a segment encoding these proteins:
- a CDS encoding shikimate 5-dehydrogenase, with the protein MKPPIGRDTKLCMSLSARPGNAGSRLHNHLYEALGLDYVYKSFSTTDLPAAVGGIRALGIRGCAISMPFKEAVIPLIDRLEASAQAIDSVNTIVNDDGALTGYNTDYVAVRDLLARRMVDPATPFILRGSGGMAKAVVAALRDLGFQKGLIVARNALAGQAMADDYGFAWQADLPATGAPLLINVTPLGMEGADENALAFPESFIATSDITFDVVALPADTPFIRAAQKAGKQTISGAEVIVLQAVEQFVLYTGIRPSPAEIRSAADFAHGPGAAKALA; encoded by the coding sequence ATGAAACCGCCCATCGGCCGCGACACGAAATTGTGCATGTCGCTCTCCGCCCGCCCCGGCAATGCGGGATCGCGCCTGCATAATCATCTCTATGAGGCGCTGGGCCTCGACTATGTGTACAAATCCTTCAGCACCACGGACCTGCCCGCCGCGGTCGGCGGGATCAGGGCACTGGGCATTCGCGGCTGCGCCATATCCATGCCGTTCAAGGAAGCGGTGATCCCGCTGATCGACCGGCTGGAGGCATCGGCCCAGGCGATCGACAGCGTCAACACGATCGTCAACGACGATGGCGCGCTCACCGGCTATAATACCGACTATGTGGCGGTCCGCGACCTGCTGGCCCGGCGCATGGTCGACCCGGCCACCCCCTTCATCCTGCGTGGCAGCGGTGGCATGGCCAAGGCCGTCGTCGCCGCCCTGCGCGATCTGGGCTTCCAAAAGGGGCTGATCGTCGCCCGCAATGCGCTGGCCGGTCAGGCGATGGCCGATGACTACGGCTTTGCCTGGCAGGCGGACTTGCCCGCAACCGGCGCGCCCTTGCTCATCAATGTCACGCCATTGGGCATGGAGGGAGCGGACGAAAACGCCCTCGCCTTCCCGGAAAGCTTCATCGCCACCAGCGACATCACCTTCGACGTTGTTGCCCTGCCGGCTGACACCCCCTTCATCCGTGCGGCGCAAAAGGCCGGAAAGCAGACTATATCCGGCGCGGAGGTCATCGTCCTTCAGGCCGTCGAACAATTTGTCCTCTATACCGGGATACGCCCTTCGCCCGCCGAAATACGCAGCGCGGCGGATTTTGCGCATGGGCCGGGGGCAGCCAAAGCGCTCGCTTGA
- a CDS encoding DUF2520 domain-containing protein, with amino-acid sequence MQYPSVKSLVRAALGNSLSSGFDALSGPLLRGDIGTIERHLTALAQHQPDLLPDYRAMALGTVRALERKAPDRKIELERLRAALTT; translated from the coding sequence GTGCAGTATCCATCGGTGAAATCGCTGGTTCGGGCAGCATTGGGCAACAGCCTTTCCAGCGGTTTCGATGCCTTGTCTGGCCCGCTGCTTCGGGGCGATATCGGCACGATCGAACGCCATCTCACTGCTCTGGCGCAGCACCAACCCGACCTGTTGCCGGACTATCGCGCCATGGCGCTGGGGACCGTTCGCGCGCTGGAACGAAAAGCGCCTGATCGAAAGATCGAACTGGAGCGCCTGCGCGCGGCTCTAACGACCTAG
- a CDS encoding carboxymuconolactone decarboxylase family protein translates to MTPRADIYTVSPDIFKAWYNFSMLVEGSGLEKPLLELVKIRSSQINGCANCLNMHTADARKAGETEQRIHLLAAWHEAPCYTDRERAALAWTDHMTEIATKRAPDAVYEALDAQFSKEEQLKLSMAINVINGWNRLAVGFNLYAPELGWK, encoded by the coding sequence ATGACACCCCGCGCTGATATCTACACCGTTTCGCCGGACATCTTCAAAGCCTGGTACAATTTCTCAATGCTGGTCGAGGGAAGCGGCCTGGAAAAGCCGCTGCTCGAACTGGTCAAGATCCGTTCTTCGCAGATCAACGGCTGCGCCAACTGCCTGAACATGCACACAGCCGACGCGCGCAAGGCGGGCGAGACCGAGCAGCGCATTCATTTGCTGGCCGCATGGCATGAAGCGCCATGCTATACCGACCGCGAACGCGCGGCACTGGCCTGGACCGATCATATGACCGAGATCGCCACCAAGCGCGCGCCCGACGCCGTTTACGAAGCGCTGGACGCCCAGTTCAGCAAGGAGGAGCAGTTGAAGCTGTCGATGGCGATCAATGTGATCAACGGCTGGAACCGCCTTGCCGTGGGTTTCAACCTCTACGCGCCGGAGTTGGGCTGGAAGTAA
- a CDS encoding polyketide cyclase, with protein sequence MLPARTYSVTINHEWQALYERIWRPEFFQKWASGLAESGLREEGGQWLADGQDGPIRIRFTPHNDHGVMDHFVDQGDGAEIYIPLRVVQNGAGAEVMLTLFRQPDMDDDRFAGDIKWVNRDLKALKALIER encoded by the coding sequence ATGCTGCCCGCCCGCACCTATAGCGTGACGATCAACCATGAGTGGCAGGCCCTCTATGAACGGATCTGGCGACCGGAGTTTTTCCAGAAATGGGCGTCGGGCCTTGCCGAATCCGGGCTGCGTGAAGAAGGAGGGCAGTGGTTGGCGGATGGACAGGACGGGCCGATCCGCATCCGCTTCACGCCGCATAACGACCATGGCGTAATGGATCATTTCGTCGATCAGGGGGATGGAGCGGAAATCTATATCCCGCTGCGCGTCGTGCAGAATGGTGCAGGCGCGGAGGTCATGCTGACCCTCTTTCGGCAGCCGGATATGGATGATGACCGGTTCGCGGGCGACATCAAATGGGTCAATCGCGATCTCAAGGCGCTCAAGGCGCTGATCGAACGCTAG
- a CDS encoding TetR/AcrR family transcriptional regulator: protein MKSENEPVGVSRPRAGRPARGQQEKRHEELLNVALDIFLERGFEQATMVEIATAVGMSKRTVYALYEDKAALFKATVRRAVERYTIPREAIDPLVTDNLEQTLTAIAHQRVMNMSTPVAVKLQRILSAQSYRFPELFHIAFEEGAGPAVDVLSSVFVAHTAKGEIAVAAPRRAAVAFLSLVVSGPARLFVLGEAMPREEIDSRISFAISLFLNGVRVR from the coding sequence TTGAAGTCTGAGAATGAACCTGTAGGCGTAAGCCGCCCGCGCGCCGGGCGGCCCGCCCGCGGACAGCAGGAAAAGCGGCATGAAGAACTGTTGAACGTAGCGCTCGACATCTTTCTGGAGCGCGGTTTCGAGCAGGCGACGATGGTGGAAATAGCGACCGCCGTCGGCATGTCGAAGCGCACCGTCTATGCGCTGTATGAGGACAAGGCTGCGCTGTTCAAGGCAACGGTCAGGCGCGCCGTTGAGCGGTATACAATTCCTCGAGAGGCCATAGATCCACTGGTCACGGACAATCTGGAGCAGACACTGACGGCCATTGCCCATCAGCGGGTCATGAACATGTCTACGCCGGTCGCCGTCAAACTACAGCGCATATTGAGTGCGCAATCCTATCGTTTCCCGGAATTGTTCCATATCGCCTTTGAGGAGGGCGCAGGTCCCGCCGTGGACGTGCTTTCGAGCGTTTTTGTCGCCCACACTGCAAAGGGCGAGATAGCAGTTGCCGCGCCCCGGCGCGCGGCCGTCGCGTTTTTGAGCCTCGTGGTCAGCGGACCGGCACGTTTATTCGTATTGGGCGAGGCGATGCCCAGGGAGGAGATCGATTCCCGGATCAGCTTTGCCATAAGCTTGTTTTTAAATGGCGTTCGCGTGCGATGA
- a CDS encoding acyl-CoA reductase: MNTIKELSAPAVEAAAPFVSAPFFLRGELVEGSDALHNSRDLGVTFATPRLDLNRAVHPRTQVPPLLNVPTSEIIDFLVETGERIRDPKNDIFQECIDRMCATHILPREVVANQAMYATLTLDRKRLMAELEQNFPDPRALDGWVPKEDFTGRKSFVRAFAPRLIHVLPGNSPGVAVKSIAHGALVKGINLFKMSSSDPFTTVAILRTMAAIDPDHPIVKSMSAAYWRGGDEATESILYRPQYFDKIVAWGGGDAINNVVKYLGPGFQLISFDPKTSISMVGKEAFASEEVLTIAADLASADVMTLNQEACVASRFQYVEGSQADVDRFCAKLHQRIAERAAESGDVRPHDMELREAIDMMIMMDDEYGVWGKADGKGVVIRSEEPVDFHPINKTANVVRVDSLDDAMKFVNVATQTVGVYPFDRIADYRDRLASGGAQRIVHLGEAGPATIGNPHDAMYPLHRFVHWMAHEDGVVER, encoded by the coding sequence ATGAATACGATAAAGGAACTGAGCGCACCGGCTGTCGAAGCGGCTGCCCCTTTCGTCTCCGCTCCCTTCTTCCTGCGCGGCGAACTGGTGGAGGGTAGCGATGCCCTGCACAACTCGCGCGATCTGGGCGTGACCTTCGCAACGCCCAGGCTCGACCTCAATCGCGCGGTGCATCCACGGACGCAAGTGCCGCCGCTGCTGAACGTGCCCACATCCGAGATCATAGACTTTCTGGTGGAGACGGGGGAGCGGATCCGCGATCCGAAGAACGACATCTTTCAGGAATGCATCGATCGCATGTGCGCGACGCATATCCTGCCGCGTGAGGTCGTGGCGAACCAGGCCATGTATGCCACCCTCACGCTCGACAGAAAGCGGCTGATGGCGGAGTTGGAGCAAAATTTCCCCGATCCGCGCGCATTGGACGGGTGGGTGCCAAAGGAGGATTTTACCGGCCGCAAAAGCTTCGTGCGCGCCTTTGCGCCGCGTCTCATCCACGTCCTGCCGGGAAATTCGCCCGGCGTCGCGGTCAAGTCCATCGCCCACGGCGCGCTGGTGAAGGGGATAAACCTTTTCAAAATGTCGTCGAGCGACCCTTTCACCACGGTCGCGATCCTGCGCACCATGGCGGCGATCGACCCTGACCACCCCATCGTGAAGTCCATGTCCGCCGCCTACTGGCGCGGCGGTGACGAGGCGACCGAGAGCATCCTCTATCGCCCGCAATATTTCGACAAGATCGTCGCCTGGGGCGGCGGCGACGCGATCAACAATGTGGTCAAATATCTCGGCCCCGGCTTTCAGCTCATTTCCTTTGATCCCAAGACCTCGATCTCGATGGTGGGCAAGGAAGCGTTCGCCTCCGAGGAAGTCCTGACCATCGCGGCTGACCTTGCCTCGGCGGACGTGATGACCCTCAACCAGGAAGCGTGCGTCGCCAGCCGCTTCCAATATGTGGAGGGCAGCCAGGCGGACGTCGATCGCTTCTGCGCAAAGCTTCACCAGCGCATCGCCGAGCGTGCCGCAGAGTCGGGCGACGTCCGCCCGCATGACATGGAATTGCGCGAAGCCATCGATATGATGATCATGATGGACGATGAATATGGCGTCTGGGGCAAAGCGGACGGCAAGGGCGTCGTCATCCGCTCCGAGGAGCCGGTCGATTTCCATCCCATCAACAAGACCGCCAATGTGGTGCGGGTGGACAGCCTCGACGACGCGATGAAATTCGTCAACGTCGCGACGCAGACCGTGGGCGTTTACCCGTTCGACCGCATCGCCGACTATCGTGATCGGCTGGCGAGCGGTGGCGCCCAGCGCATCGTCCATCTGGGCGAGGCCGGCCCCGCCACCATCGGCAACCCGCACGACGCCATGTACCCGCTCCACCGCTTCGTGCATTGGATGGCGCATGAGGATGGCGTGGTGGAGAGGTAA
- a CDS encoding sigma-70 family RNA polymerase sigma factor — MEDAAATFDAHRSDLLRVAYRMLGSMADAEDVVQEAFIRWAGTDREAVQVPAAFLRRVVTRLCLDHLKSAHVRREAYSGPWLPEPVVETEPVEDVTLPLMLALERLSPLERAAFLLHDVFGESFEEIAASIGRDAAACRQLASRARANVRAERPRYAIDQAHGMEIAAAFFQASRGDGIAHLGALLAQDVRFHADGGGKRPAVARILTGASEVVRAHVAIARLGSGPSELMRYAFVNGLPGFVTREPDGVLQTTALLIEDGLIRAIYVMRNPDKLRHLEGLTH, encoded by the coding sequence ATGGAAGACGCTGCCGCCACCTTTGACGCGCATCGGTCCGATCTGTTGCGCGTTGCCTATCGGATGCTCGGTTCCATGGCCGATGCGGAGGATGTGGTGCAGGAGGCCTTTATTCGCTGGGCAGGTACGGACAGGGAGGCGGTGCAGGTTCCCGCCGCCTTTCTGCGCCGGGTGGTCACGCGGCTGTGCCTCGACCATCTTAAATCCGCGCATGTGCGGCGAGAGGCGTATAGCGGCCCCTGGCTACCCGAACCCGTCGTGGAAACAGAACCGGTGGAGGACGTCACCCTGCCCCTGATGCTGGCGCTTGAACGGCTGTCGCCGCTGGAACGGGCAGCCTTCCTCCTCCATGACGTGTTCGGCGAGAGTTTCGAGGAGATCGCCGCCTCCATCGGTCGCGACGCCGCCGCCTGCCGTCAACTCGCCAGCCGGGCGCGCGCCAATGTGCGGGCGGAGCGGCCACGCTACGCGATCGACCAGGCGCATGGGATGGAAATCGCGGCGGCCTTCTTTCAGGCATCGCGCGGCGATGGCATCGCTCATCTGGGTGCGCTGCTGGCGCAGGATGTGCGCTTCCATGCCGACGGCGGCGGCAAGCGTCCCGCCGTGGCCCGAATATTGACAGGCGCGAGCGAAGTCGTGCGCGCGCATGTCGCCATCGCCCGGCTGGGTTCCGGGCCGTCGGAACTTATGCGCTACGCCTTCGTCAACGGCTTGCCGGGGTTCGTGACGCGGGAGCCGGACGGGGTTTTGCAGACGACCGCGCTGCTGATCGAAGACGGGCTGATCCGGGCCATCTATGTGATGCGCAATCCCGACAAGCTACGGCATCTGGAAGGGCTGACCCATTAG
- a CDS encoding membrane-bound PQQ-dependent dehydrogenase, glucose/quinate/shikimate family, translating into MSNAPTAHTAIGHPGPLPAITGVVLVLIGLVLGAGGAWLAVLGGSPYYLVTGVAMVVAGVLLFRRRMSGGWLYIAIFSGTLFWALWEVGPHGWPLVPRIIAPLVLLIPVLLSMAALSVAPHRWRSAWATSAGAVLLLAFGFVAMGQINAKGPSQALPQVAGMMGDPALMQPGDDWPAYGGSYAARRFSPLAQITPENVGQLKQVWLAHTGDMPATAQAAKMYGAETTPLKVGDSLYLCTAKNILIAMDPATGKARWRFDPKVPDKNIPYTAACRGVSYYAVPNMAADQLCATRIIEGTLDGRIIAVDARNGKLCTGFGNNGQADIKLGMGHVFPGMVSITSPPTIVRGVIVTGHQVLDGQERWAPSGVIQAYDAVTGQLKWAWDMKHPERTGAPPAGQEYARGTPNMWTTASGDEQLGLVYLPMGNSAADYWSSLRSPEEDRYATSLVAIDVTTGKPRWHFQAVNKDVWDYDFGAQATLVDYRGVPALLLPSKQGDIYVLDRRTGQPLTPVGRIKAPGGGVEPAQRAATQRVSLWHTLRKPDLTEASMWGMSPIDQMVCRIQFRRASYKGFFTPPEADRHSIEYPGYNGGTDWGGIAVDPRRGVIVANYNDMPNYNRLVPRAEANKLGWAPREEKRGAIGGAEGAGDPQKGTPYAINVNAGWRLPFTGLLCKEPPYGGIRAIDMASGKTIWDRPFGTARTNGPFGIPSMLPMDIGTPNNGGAVVTAGGLIFIAAATDNLIRAIDLKTGKTLWSQVLPAGGQATPMTYSVNGKQYVVIMTGGHHFMETPIGDQVIAYALPG; encoded by the coding sequence ATGTCCAATGCCCCAACGGCCCACACCGCCATCGGACATCCTGGCCCATTACCGGCGATAACGGGTGTCGTGCTGGTGCTGATCGGACTGGTCCTGGGGGCAGGTGGCGCTTGGCTGGCGGTGCTGGGCGGATCGCCTTATTATCTGGTGACGGGCGTGGCGATGGTCGTGGCGGGGGTGCTGTTGTTCCGCCGGCGCATGAGCGGTGGCTGGCTCTATATCGCGATCTTTTCGGGCACGCTCTTCTGGGCCTTGTGGGAAGTAGGACCGCATGGCTGGCCGCTGGTGCCGCGCATCATTGCGCCGCTGGTGCTGCTGATCCCGGTATTGCTGTCGATGGCGGCGCTGTCGGTTGCGCCGCACCGCTGGCGCAGCGCCTGGGCGACCAGCGCGGGGGCGGTGCTGCTGCTGGCGTTCGGCTTTGTCGCGATGGGGCAGATCAACGCCAAGGGACCGAGCCAGGCGCTGCCGCAGGTTGCGGGCATGATGGGCGATCCGGCGCTGATGCAGCCGGGGGACGACTGGCCGGCTTATGGCGGCAGCTATGCGGCGCGGCGTTTTTCTCCATTGGCGCAGATCACGCCCGAAAATGTAGGGCAACTCAAACAAGTGTGGCTGGCCCATACCGGCGATATGCCCGCGACCGCGCAGGCGGCCAAAATGTACGGCGCGGAAACGACGCCGCTGAAGGTCGGCGACAGCCTCTATCTCTGTACGGCCAAGAATATCCTGATCGCGATGGACCCGGCGACGGGCAAGGCGCGCTGGCGCTTTGATCCCAAAGTGCCCGACAAGAATATTCCCTATACCGCCGCCTGCCGGGGCGTAAGCTATTATGCGGTGCCGAACATGGCCGCCGACCAGCTCTGCGCGACGCGGATCATCGAAGGCACGCTGGATGGCCGGATCATCGCCGTCGATGCGCGCAATGGCAAGCTGTGCACCGGCTTCGGCAATAATGGACAGGCGGACATCAAGCTGGGCATGGGCCATGTCTTTCCCGGCATGGTGTCGATCACATCGCCGCCCACGATCGTGCGTGGCGTGATCGTGACCGGGCATCAGGTGCTGGACGGGCAGGAACGTTGGGCGCCGTCGGGCGTGATCCAGGCCTATGATGCTGTGACTGGGCAGCTAAAATGGGCATGGGACATGAAGCATCCCGAACGCACGGGCGCGCCGCCCGCGGGACAGGAATATGCGCGCGGCACGCCGAATATGTGGACGACCGCATCGGGCGACGAGCAGCTGGGTCTGGTCTATCTGCCGATGGGCAATTCCGCCGCGGATTATTGGAGCAGCCTGCGGTCGCCGGAGGAAGATCGCTATGCGACATCGCTGGTGGCGATCGACGTCACCACCGGCAAGCCGCGCTGGCATTTCCAGGCGGTAAACAAGGATGTCTGGGACTATGATTTTGGCGCGCAGGCAACGCTGGTCGACTATAGGGGCGTTCCGGCGCTGCTTCTCCCCAGCAAGCAGGGCGATATCTATGTGCTGGACCGCCGCACCGGCCAGCCCCTGACTCCGGTCGGCCGGATCAAGGCGCCGGGCGGTGGCGTGGAACCGGCCCAGCGTGCCGCGACCCAGCGCGTGTCGCTATGGCATACGCTGCGCAAGCCCGACCTTACCGAAGCCAGCATGTGGGGCATGTCGCCCATCGACCAGATGGTGTGTCGGATCCAGTTCCGCCGCGCGAGTTACAAGGGCTTCTTCACCCCGCCAGAGGCCGACCGGCACAGCATCGAATATCCCGGCTATAATGGCGGGACCGATTGGGGTGGCATTGCCGTCGATCCCCGGCGCGGCGTGATCGTCGCCAATTATAACGACATGCCCAATTATAACCGGCTGGTGCCGCGCGCAGAGGCGAACAAGCTCGGCTGGGCGCCGCGCGAGGAAAAGCGCGGCGCGATCGGCGGCGCGGAAGGCGCGGGCGATCCGCAGAAGGGCACGCCCTATGCGATCAACGTCAATGCCGGCTGGCGGCTGCCCTTTACTGGCCTGTTGTGCAAGGAGCCTCCCTATGGCGGCATCCGCGCGATCGACATGGCCAGTGGCAAGACGATCTGGGACCGCCCATTCGGCACGGCGCGCACAAATGGCCCGTTCGGCATCCCCTCCATGTTGCCGATGGATATCGGCACGCCCAATAATGGCGGCGCGGTCGTGACGGCGGGCGGGCTGATCTTCATCGCCGCCGCGACGGACAATCTGATCCGCGCGATCGACCTGAAGACCGGCAAGACGCTGTGGAGCCAAGTCCTGCCGGCGGGTGGTCAGGCGACACCCATGACCTATTCGGTCAATGGCAAGCAATATGTCGTCATCATGACTGGCGGGCATCACTTCATGGAAACGCCGATCGGAGATCAGGTGATCGCTTATGCACTTCCCGGCTGA
- a CDS encoding LacI family DNA-binding transcriptional regulator, producing MTVGIKDVARVAEVSPATVSRVLSGRAVDPAMRDRVLAAVQTTGYRPNLAARRLRSRHSNTIGLIVADIRNPFFTAVSRTVEDIAYARGLRVILCNTDEDPAKEAMYLQLMQEERVTGVILAPTRQGAEKAGRVKSDFPMVLIDRAPPGTTQDCVTLDNEAMAATLVQHLHDQGHRHIVGLFGAASSTGSERRAGYEHAAAALGLQAEAILVPHGAGEAEKAVTAIMHRPTPPSALVASNGVMLMAVVRAVHAMGLSIPHNVALAGFDQEDWMEFASGGISVIAQPVEEIGRAAMAMLFDRIDHPEAATRKIVLSGRFIPRGSSVAIAPAPLEQSSETSA from the coding sequence ATGACCGTCGGAATCAAGGATGTTGCGCGAGTCGCCGAGGTATCGCCCGCCACCGTGTCGCGTGTCCTGTCGGGTCGCGCGGTGGACCCGGCGATGCGCGATCGCGTACTCGCGGCGGTCCAGACCACGGGCTATCGCCCCAATCTTGCGGCCCGCCGCCTGCGATCCCGCCACAGCAACACCATCGGCCTGATCGTTGCCGATATCCGCAACCCCTTCTTCACGGCGGTATCGCGCACGGTGGAGGATATCGCCTATGCGCGCGGGCTGCGGGTCATCCTGTGCAACACCGACGAAGACCCCGCCAAGGAGGCGATGTACCTGCAATTGATGCAGGAGGAGCGGGTCACCGGCGTCATCCTGGCGCCGACCCGGCAGGGCGCGGAAAAGGCAGGGCGGGTCAAAAGCGACTTCCCCATGGTGCTGATCGACCGCGCGCCGCCCGGCACGACACAGGATTGCGTCACGCTCGACAATGAAGCGATGGCCGCAACGCTGGTCCAGCACCTGCACGACCAGGGCCACCGGCACATTGTCGGTCTGTTCGGCGCGGCGAGCAGCACTGGCAGCGAAAGGCGCGCGGGATATGAACATGCCGCAGCCGCATTGGGATTGCAGGCAGAGGCGATCCTCGTGCCCCACGGCGCGGGCGAAGCGGAAAAGGCCGTCACCGCCATCATGCACCGACCAACGCCGCCATCCGCGCTGGTCGCCAGCAACGGCGTCATGCTGATGGCAGTCGTGCGCGCGGTCCACGCCATGGGGTTGTCCATTCCTCATAATGTCGCGCTGGCTGGTTTCGATCAGGAGGACTGGATGGAATTTGCCAGCGGCGGCATCAGCGTCATCGCCCAGCCGGTCGAGGAAATTGGCCGTGCGGCGATGGCGATGCTCTTCGACCGGATCGACCATCCCGAAGCCGCCACCCGCAAGATCGTCCTGTCCGGTCGCTTCATTCCGCGCGGATCGAGCGTCGCCATCGCCCCCGCCCCGCTCGAACAATCATCGGAGACATCAGCATGA